One genomic segment of Pseudomonas chlororaphis subsp. aurantiaca includes these proteins:
- the moaC gene encoding cyclic pyranopterin monophosphate synthase MoaC, translating to MNDAVLTHLDSLGRARMVDVTDKHVTFLEAVAEAWVHMRAETARLIVGGGHPKGDVFAVARIAGIQAAKRTSELIPLCHPLLLSSVVVELNLEDEHRVRIVSRCKLAGQTGVEMEALTAASVAALTLYDMCKAVDRGMHIESVRRLRKSGGNSGDYQASSA from the coding sequence ATGAACGACGCGGTACTGACCCACCTCGATTCCCTCGGCCGTGCGCGCATGGTCGATGTCACCGATAAACACGTGACCTTTCTCGAGGCGGTGGCCGAGGCCTGGGTGCATATGCGTGCCGAGACCGCGCGGTTGATTGTCGGCGGTGGCCATCCCAAGGGCGATGTGTTCGCGGTGGCGCGCATCGCCGGTATCCAGGCGGCCAAGCGCACCAGTGAGCTGATCCCGCTCTGTCATCCGTTGCTGCTGAGCAGTGTGGTGGTCGAGCTGAACCTCGAGGACGAGCACCGCGTGCGTATCGTGTCGCGCTGCAAACTGGCGGGGCAGACCGGGGTCGAGATGGAGGCGCTGACCGCCGCCAGTGTCGCCGCCCTGACGCTGTACGACATGTGCAAGGCAGTGGACCGCGGCATGCATATCGAGTCGGTGCGGCGGCTGCGCAAGTCCGGGGGCAACAGTGGCGACTACCAGGCGTCGTCGGCATGA
- a CDS encoding MoaD/ThiS family protein: MRLQVQYFSRYRETLGCASEVVEGDFACLEHLRRHLASRCGIWRVLAEPSLMCARNQDMCGLDEALDDGDEVAFFPTVTGG, translated from the coding sequence ATGAGGTTGCAGGTGCAGTATTTCTCCCGCTACCGGGAAACCCTGGGCTGCGCGAGCGAGGTGGTCGAAGGTGACTTCGCCTGCCTCGAGCATTTGCGCCGGCACCTGGCGAGCCGCTGCGGCATCTGGCGGGTGCTGGCCGAACCGAGCCTGATGTGTGCCCGCAACCAGGATATGTGTGGGCTCGACGAGGCGCTGGACGACGGCGACGAGGTGGCGTTCTTTCCCACGGTGACTGGAGGCTGA
- a CDS encoding CopD family copper resistance protein, translating into MIYPLLLSLHLFAALVFIGTVFFEVLFLEHIRKQLPAKLMVLLEQGIAGRARQLMPWVLLALFGAGLGMVWGRYLPVLAAPLASSFGTLLLLKIVLAASVLGHFLVAMLLFRSGRMNACYSRFIHHSLFGHMLLIVLLAKAMFYLNW; encoded by the coding sequence ATGATCTATCCGCTGCTGCTCAGCCTGCACCTGTTCGCCGCGCTGGTCTTTATCGGCACGGTGTTTTTCGAAGTGCTGTTCCTGGAACACATCCGCAAGCAACTGCCGGCCAAGCTTATGGTGCTGCTCGAACAGGGCATCGCCGGCCGTGCCCGCCAGCTGATGCCCTGGGTGCTGCTGGCGCTGTTCGGCGCCGGGCTGGGCATGGTCTGGGGGCGTTATCTGCCGGTGCTGGCCGCGCCCTTGGCGTCGTCGTTCGGCACCTTGTTGCTGCTGAAGATTGTGCTGGCCGCCAGCGTGCTCGGGCATTTCCTGGTGGCCATGCTGCTGTTCCGCAGCGGGCGCATGAATGCCTGCTATTCGCGCTTCATCCATCACAGCCTGTTCGGCCATATGCTGCTGATCGTGCTGCTGGCCAAGGCCATGTTCTACCTGAACTGGTAG
- a CDS encoding coproporphyrinogen III oxidase, whose translation MPDLLPHRSEPAVRRDQGVLDPNCHVDTRRFHGGIGSLDLLRALRNSRQKRRPLSLNVQFPTRLAGTPVDAGESYLRRLEREIDLVGCHLGPEQRIEQFHLGGGTPDAAHLQRLMTHLRQRFHFLEHDCGDYSVDVDLHHTDWATMGLLRDQGFNQVSIGVPDIGGDSQLSVACYQNPAPIHSLIDAARTFGYRSVNVDLGYGHAWQTPESFALKLGTLIELEPDRLQVFDYAQPPLRYRRQTQDQPAAACSLEAKEAMRRICFEHLLAAGYQYIGLGQFVRPDDDLMMAQERGRLRRNCQGFTCHGYCDHVGFGLGAISQFDELYTQNSEVLGDYLQQLDLGQLATCRGWRCEAGDQVRQLVMERLACDLELDILAIESRYGLIFGQYFASAWLRLQQLSWNGLVEVSERFISILPAGRLEVDSICQLFREDLDSPGQASDCACVEPDPGR comes from the coding sequence ATGCCTGATCTACTCCCGCACCGCAGCGAGCCGGCCGTTCGACGCGATCAAGGTGTGCTCGATCCCAACTGCCATGTCGACACCCGCCGCTTTCACGGCGGTATCGGTTCCCTGGACCTGCTGCGGGCGTTGCGCAACAGCCGGCAGAAGCGCCGGCCGCTGTCGTTGAACGTGCAGTTTCCGACACGCCTGGCGGGCACGCCGGTGGACGCTGGCGAAAGCTACCTGCGGCGGCTGGAGCGCGAGATCGACCTGGTGGGTTGCCACCTGGGGCCGGAGCAGCGGATCGAGCAGTTTCACCTGGGTGGCGGCACCCCGGACGCGGCCCATCTGCAACGCTTGATGACCCATCTGCGCCAGCGCTTTCACTTCCTCGAACACGATTGCGGCGACTACAGCGTCGACGTCGACCTGCACCACACCGACTGGGCGACCATGGGCCTGCTGCGCGACCAGGGATTCAACCAGGTCAGCATCGGCGTGCCGGATATCGGCGGCGACAGCCAGCTGTCGGTGGCCTGCTACCAGAACCCGGCGCCCATCCATTCGCTGATCGATGCGGCGCGGACCTTCGGTTATCGCTCGGTGAATGTCGACCTGGGCTATGGCCATGCCTGGCAGACCCCGGAGAGTTTCGCCTTGAAGCTCGGCACCCTGATCGAGCTGGAGCCCGACCGCCTGCAGGTGTTCGACTACGCCCAGCCGCCGTTGCGCTACCGGCGCCAGACCCAGGACCAGCCCGCAGCAGCCTGCAGCCTGGAGGCCAAGGAGGCGATGCGGCGGATCTGCTTCGAGCACCTGCTGGCGGCGGGTTACCAGTACATCGGCCTGGGCCAGTTCGTGCGGCCCGACGACGACCTGATGATGGCCCAGGAGCGTGGCCGGCTGCGCCGCAACTGCCAGGGGTTTACCTGCCACGGTTATTGCGACCATGTGGGCTTCGGCCTGGGCGCCATCAGCCAGTTCGACGAGCTGTATACGCAGAACAGCGAGGTGCTCGGCGACTACCTGCAACAGCTCGACCTGGGCCAACTGGCGACCTGTCGCGGCTGGCGCTGCGAGGCCGGCGACCAGGTCCGGCAACTGGTCATGGAACGCCTGGCGTGTGACCTGGAGCTGGACATCCTGGCCATCGAAAGCCGCTACGGGCTGATCTTCGGCCAGTACTTCGCGTCCGCCTGGCTGCGCCTGCAACAGCTGAGCTGGAACGGCCTGGTGGAAGTCTCGGAGCGCTTTATCAGCATCCTGCCCGCCGGCCGGCTGGAGGTGGACAGCATCTGCCAGCTGTTCCGGGAGGACCTCGACAGCCCGGGGCAGGCCTCGGATTGCGCGTGCGTGGAGCCTGATCCCGGGCGCTGA
- a CDS encoding NnrS family protein: protein MQVLDRRAALAIVPLLRLAFRPFFLVGCVLALLVVPLWLTALQGALGDWQPAGGWLGWHRHELLFGFGLAIIAGFLLTAVQTWTGQPGLSGKPLAALALLWLAARLAWLGSAPWPLLAVLELGFPLALAGLMGRMLWKVRQRRNYPIVLMLLLLAAADGLSVAGLLQGHEGWQRQGVLSGLWLVAAMMSLIGGRVIPFFTQRGLARAVAVAPWPWLDYLLLVGSALVALLYAAGPALVANTWVGALFLLLAAAHLLRLWRWQDRGLWRVPLLWSLHLAYAWLALACLGMALWHFGAPLNPSLALHGLTIGAMAGLILAMIARVSLGHTGRPLAPPAGMTLAFILLNLACLSRVLLVLWLPAAALWLAGLCWALAFALYVWRYGPMLLRARVDGYPG from the coding sequence ATGCAAGTACTTGACCGTCGTGCAGCGCTGGCGATCGTGCCGCTGTTACGCCTGGCCTTCCGGCCGTTCTTTCTCGTCGGTTGTGTCCTGGCGCTGCTGGTGGTGCCGCTGTGGCTGACGGCCCTGCAGGGTGCCCTGGGCGACTGGCAACCGGCGGGGGGCTGGCTGGGCTGGCACCGTCACGAACTGCTGTTCGGTTTCGGCCTGGCGATCATCGCCGGCTTCCTGCTGACCGCGGTGCAGACCTGGACCGGCCAGCCGGGCCTGAGCGGCAAGCCGCTCGCGGCCCTGGCCTTGCTTTGGCTGGCCGCGCGCCTGGCTTGGCTGGGCAGCGCGCCCTGGCCGCTGTTGGCGGTGCTGGAGCTGGGCTTTCCCCTGGCGCTGGCGGGGTTGATGGGGCGCATGCTGTGGAAGGTACGCCAGCGGCGTAATTACCCGATTGTCCTGATGCTGCTGTTGCTCGCCGCGGCCGATGGCCTGTCGGTGGCCGGCCTGCTGCAAGGTCATGAAGGCTGGCAGCGCCAGGGCGTGCTGAGCGGCCTGTGGCTGGTGGCGGCGATGATGAGCCTGATCGGCGGGCGGGTGATTCCGTTTTTCACCCAGCGCGGCCTCGCTCGGGCCGTGGCCGTGGCGCCCTGGCCGTGGCTCGATTATCTGCTGCTGGTGGGCTCGGCCTTGGTAGCTCTGCTGTATGCCGCCGGGCCGGCGCTGGTGGCCAATACCTGGGTCGGCGCGTTGTTCCTGCTGCTGGCGGCCGCGCACCTGCTGCGGCTGTGGCGCTGGCAGGACCGGGGGCTGTGGCGGGTGCCGCTGCTGTGGTCGCTGCACCTGGCCTACGCCTGGCTGGCGCTGGCGTGCCTGGGCATGGCGCTGTGGCATTTCGGCGCGCCGCTCAACCCCAGCCTGGCGCTGCACGGCCTGACCATCGGCGCCATGGCCGGGCTGATCCTGGCGATGATCGCCCGGGTCAGCCTGGGCCACACCGGGCGGCCGTTGGCGCCGCCAGCAGGCATGACCCTGGCGTTCATCCTGCTCAACCTGGCCTGCCTCAGCCGGGTGCTGCTGGTGCTCTGGCTGCCGGCGGCGGCGTTGTGGCTGGCGGGCCTGTGTTGGGCCCTGGCCTTTGCCCTGTATGTCTGGCGCTACGGGCCGATGCTGCTGCGGGCGCGGGTCGACGGATACCCGGGCTGA
- a CDS encoding CopD family copper resistance protein, which produces MIYPWLLVTHLLAAIAFIGTLFFEVCIWHTARRQLASDAQLAADQAIAVRSRKVLHGVVLLLYGAGIGLAWQHRGALSQPLGSSFASLLSLKIVLALSIIGHYLLLAYWLKTARLSAGRACWIRRSVLGHMLLIVVLAKAMFYWHG; this is translated from the coding sequence ATGATTTATCCCTGGTTACTGGTCACGCATTTGCTGGCCGCCATCGCTTTTATCGGCACGCTGTTCTTCGAGGTGTGCATCTGGCACACGGCGCGCCGGCAACTGGCGAGCGACGCCCAGCTGGCGGCGGACCAGGCCATTGCAGTGCGTTCGCGCAAGGTCCTGCATGGCGTGGTGCTGCTGTTGTACGGCGCCGGCATCGGCCTGGCCTGGCAGCATCGCGGCGCCTTGAGCCAACCCCTGGGCAGCAGTTTCGCCAGCCTGTTGAGCCTGAAGATTGTCCTGGCCCTGAGCATCATCGGCCATTACCTGTTGCTGGCGTACTGGCTCAAGACCGCGCGGCTGAGCGCCGGCCGCGCCTGCTGGATCCGCCGCAGCGTGCTGGGGCACATGCTGCTGATCGTGGTCCTGGCCAAGGCGATGTTCTATTGGCACGGCTGA
- the ytfE gene encoding iron-sulfur cluster repair protein YtfE produces the protein MNPTLLERPAPSQPDASKHNLLEQSLGQLACDIPGASRVFHEFKLDFCCGGQKTLRDAALGKGLDPVQIAEALHLLQDSAAQQQDWRDEPSEALIAHLLTRYHARHREQLPELIRLACRVEQVHGARSSCPNGLADHLRDMQQELEGHMLKEEQVLFPMLQQGLGRRAAPPIHVLRLEHDQHGEALEKLLVLTDHITPPADACNTWRALYRGLSELRDDLMQHIHLENNVLFVNALNA, from the coding sequence ATGAACCCGACACTGCTGGAACGACCCGCGCCTTCCCAACCAGACGCTTCGAAGCACAACCTCCTGGAGCAAAGCCTCGGCCAACTGGCCTGCGACATCCCCGGCGCCAGCCGGGTGTTTCATGAGTTCAAGCTGGACTTCTGCTGCGGCGGGCAGAAAACCCTGCGCGACGCCGCCCTCGGCAAAGGCCTCGACCCGGTGCAGATCGCCGAGGCCCTGCACCTGCTGCAAGACAGCGCCGCCCAGCAGCAGGACTGGCGCGATGAGCCGAGCGAGGCGCTGATCGCCCATCTCCTCACCCGCTACCACGCCCGCCACCGCGAACAGTTGCCGGAACTGATCCGCCTGGCCTGCCGCGTGGAGCAGGTGCATGGCGCCCGCAGCAGCTGCCCCAACGGCCTGGCCGATCATCTGCGGGACATGCAGCAGGAGCTCGAAGGCCACATGCTCAAGGAAGAACAGGTGCTGTTCCCGATGCTGCAACAAGGCCTGGGCCGCCGGGCGGCGCCGCCGATCCATGTGCTGCGCCTGGAGCACGATCAACATGGCGAGGCCCTGGAGAAGCTGCTGGTGCTGACCGACCACATCACCCCGCCCGCCGACGCCTGCAACACCTGGCGCGCGCTGTACCGCGGGCTGAGCGAATTGCGCGACGACCTGATGCAACACATCCACCTGGAAAACAACGTGCTGTTCGTCAATGCCCTGAACGCTTGA
- the norR gene encoding nitric oxide reductase transcriptional regulator NorR, producing the protein MLRESLAADLIVELPNAVRLQRLVQTLREYFKAGAVGLLRLDDDSLRPLATVGLVHEALGRRFVIAQHPRLAAIMASREPTWFEPDSRLPDPYDGLLDHPDNGPLAVHDCMGVSLYVEGRVWGAITLDALRPGTFDRQARDELKRCSLQIEAALRVTRLEQENRSLRLSRSEPQDARGPVEEGEILGQSEVLHQLLNELDVLADSELPVLLLGETGVGKELFARRLHRLSRRAHKPLVQVNCAALPESLAESELFGHVKGAFSGATSDRAGRFDAANGGTLFLDEVGELPLSVQAKLLRTLQNGEIQRLGADKPLHVDVRIIAATNRHLPDSIRDGLFRADLYHRLSVYPVPIPPLRERGPDVLVLAGHFLELNRSRLGLRGLRLSPAAERALLAYPWPGNVRELEHVISRAALKQLSRGGSRSQILTLEPDVLDLDSSVKGAEPLEQSPLAADDGPFQPLSEAVDDYQRQKIHQALSRSRNNWARAARLLEVDPSNLHKLARRLRLK; encoded by the coding sequence ATGTTGCGTGAAAGTCTGGCGGCCGACCTGATTGTCGAGCTGCCCAATGCCGTGCGGTTGCAGCGTCTGGTGCAGACCCTGCGGGAATACTTCAAGGCCGGGGCCGTGGGCCTGCTGCGCCTGGACGACGACAGCCTGCGGCCGCTGGCCACCGTCGGCCTGGTGCACGAAGCCCTGGGGCGGCGCTTTGTGATCGCCCAGCACCCGCGCCTGGCGGCGATCATGGCGTCCCGCGAGCCCACCTGGTTCGAGCCCGACAGCCGCCTGCCGGACCCTTATGACGGGCTGCTCGACCACCCGGACAACGGGCCGCTGGCGGTGCATGACTGCATGGGCGTGAGCCTGTATGTGGAAGGGCGGGTCTGGGGCGCCATCACCCTCGACGCGCTGCGGCCCGGGACCTTCGACCGCCAGGCCCGCGACGAACTCAAGCGTTGCAGCCTGCAGATCGAGGCGGCGCTGCGGGTCACCCGCCTGGAGCAGGAGAACCGCAGCCTGCGCCTGTCCCGCAGCGAGCCGCAGGATGCGCGCGGGCCGGTGGAGGAGGGTGAGATCCTCGGTCAGAGCGAAGTCCTGCACCAGTTGCTCAACGAGCTGGATGTGCTTGCCGATTCCGAGTTGCCGGTGCTGCTGCTGGGCGAGACCGGGGTCGGCAAGGAACTGTTCGCCCGCCGCCTGCATCGCCTGTCGCGGCGCGCCCACAAGCCGTTGGTGCAGGTCAATTGCGCGGCGCTGCCGGAGTCCCTGGCCGAAAGCGAGCTGTTCGGCCACGTCAAGGGTGCTTTCTCCGGCGCCACCAGCGACCGCGCCGGGCGCTTCGACGCGGCCAACGGCGGCACGCTGTTTCTCGACGAGGTCGGCGAGCTGCCATTGAGCGTGCAGGCCAAGTTGCTGCGCACCCTGCAGAACGGCGAGATCCAGCGCCTGGGGGCGGACAAGCCGCTGCATGTGGATGTGCGCATCATCGCCGCGACCAACCGCCACCTGCCGGACAGCATCCGCGACGGGCTGTTTCGCGCCGACCTGTACCACCGGCTTTCGGTGTACCCGGTGCCGATCCCGCCGCTGCGCGAACGCGGTCCGGATGTGCTGGTGCTGGCCGGGCATTTCCTCGAGCTGAACCGCAGCCGTCTCGGCCTGCGTGGCCTGCGCCTGTCGCCGGCGGCCGAACGGGCGCTGCTGGCTTATCCCTGGCCGGGCAATGTGCGGGAACTGGAACATGTGATCAGCCGCGCCGCGCTCAAGCAGCTCAGCCGTGGCGGCAGTCGCAGCCAGATCCTGACCCTGGAGCCGGACGTGCTCGATCTCGACAGCTCGGTGAAGGGCGCGGAGCCGCTCGAGCAGTCGCCGCTGGCGGCCGACGACGGGCCCTTCCAGCCCCTGAGCGAAGCCGTCGACGATTACCAGCGGCAGAAGATCCACCAGGCCCTGAGCCGCAGCCGCAACAACTGGGCCCGCGCCGCCCGGCTGCTGGAAGTCGACCCGAGCAACCTGCACAAACTGGCCCGGCGCCTACGGCTCAAATAG
- a CDS encoding tetratricopeptide repeat protein codes for MKCGKRNRYASLLAAVLLSLCTPAWAAEPKQELSYILLLKAQRLDREESLAAATVAARVAMEAGRREGVNGINARLDGGTLLVNLLFKQGKYAEARAAAEEQVAYEDSAESLSKGKRFRNYHSAKLLGVAIEASMRAGERAQVTRLQEKLFAVGRPYSGLWRLAPDEPRLRYELAGLSLPLMVGQWKLTEFEPADKRDFGARVRYTQALVNGPLSAEISLYYDETQRGRDATQRQESLKRYQGTPAEQVRASAMPDLPFEGLTSVKARVQWEDSGEQGVRGIWVAQRGDWRLHIAVDFSVQDEAQAMEQLGKFFATLRWQGEHPLFRERTMAEQDRAIDLLWATPGGWSKAGELAEQALPDAFFALEIARLNTFVGVSQYRRGALEDARSSLEQALSAWQYNGGDPDGGIYQTALDYAADIAYRQGRNREAIALNRTFLDWQESDAVWGWGIPEGGNALINRATGMQLPMRVGTYRLSYGSANRFYYENLQTGVQLGLSAGLDASSDDEFEPMLRTFMAEQLQLQAGNVRKTTFVPKSVKREAAPVVGRKWVFDVTKGVKDEGVADVDPITGAQRATPTRMAFWIVDRKGQRSLLRAPVMSGGQTEAEANQVAQALSW; via the coding sequence ATGAAGTGCGGAAAACGAAATCGATATGCCTCTCTTTTGGCCGCAGTCCTGTTGTCACTATGCACCCCCGCCTGGGCTGCGGAACCGAAGCAGGAACTCTCCTACATACTATTGCTGAAAGCGCAGCGCCTGGATCGCGAGGAATCTCTCGCGGCGGCCACGGTCGCGGCGCGGGTGGCGATGGAGGCGGGCCGCAGGGAGGGCGTCAACGGCATCAACGCGAGGCTGGACGGGGGCACCTTGCTGGTCAACCTGCTGTTCAAGCAGGGGAAGTACGCCGAGGCCCGCGCCGCCGCCGAAGAGCAGGTGGCGTATGAAGACTCGGCGGAATCGCTTTCCAAGGGGAAGCGATTTCGCAACTACCACAGCGCGAAGCTGCTGGGCGTGGCCATCGAGGCAAGCATGCGTGCAGGTGAAAGGGCGCAGGTCACCCGTCTGCAGGAAAAACTCTTTGCCGTCGGCAGGCCCTATTCCGGGTTATGGCGCCTGGCGCCAGACGAGCCGCGTTTGCGTTACGAGCTTGCCGGTTTATCGCTGCCGCTGATGGTGGGGCAGTGGAAGTTAACGGAGTTCGAACCGGCCGATAAGCGGGACTTCGGCGCTCGCGTGCGCTATACCCAGGCGCTAGTGAACGGTCCTCTAAGCGCCGAGATTTCTTTGTATTACGACGAAACACAGCGCGGACGGGATGCTACCCAGCGCCAGGAGTCGCTCAAGCGCTATCAGGGGACGCCCGCTGAGCAAGTGCGTGCGTCGGCAATGCCCGATCTACCCTTCGAAGGCCTGACGTCAGTCAAAGCGAGAGTGCAATGGGAGGACTCGGGCGAACAAGGTGTCAGGGGTATCTGGGTGGCACAGCGGGGTGATTGGCGCCTGCACATTGCCGTTGACTTCAGTGTGCAGGACGAGGCCCAGGCCATGGAGCAACTGGGCAAGTTTTTCGCAACACTGCGATGGCAGGGCGAGCATCCGTTGTTCCGTGAGCGCACCATGGCTGAGCAGGACCGGGCAATCGATTTGCTCTGGGCGACGCCGGGCGGCTGGTCCAAGGCCGGCGAGCTGGCGGAACAGGCGCTGCCTGATGCGTTTTTTGCATTGGAAATCGCCCGCCTCAATACCTTTGTCGGCGTGTCCCAGTACCGCCGCGGCGCCTTGGAGGACGCCCGCAGTTCGCTGGAACAGGCCCTGTCCGCCTGGCAGTACAACGGCGGCGATCCCGACGGCGGGATCTATCAGACTGCGCTGGACTATGCCGCGGATATTGCCTACCGCCAAGGCCGGAACCGCGAGGCCATCGCCTTGAACAGGACCTTCCTTGATTGGCAGGAGAGCGATGCGGTGTGGGGTTGGGGGATACCGGAAGGCGGGAATGCCCTGATCAACAGAGCGACGGGCATGCAATTACCCATGCGCGTGGGTACCTATCGCCTGAGCTATGGCAGCGCCAATCGTTTCTACTACGAGAATTTGCAGACAGGGGTGCAACTGGGCCTGAGCGCGGGATTGGATGCCTCATCTGACGACGAATTCGAGCCGATGCTGCGTACCTTCATGGCAGAACAGCTGCAGCTGCAAGCGGGCAACGTGCGCAAGACGACGTTTGTGCCCAAGTCGGTCAAGCGCGAGGCCGCGCCGGTAGTCGGTCGTAAATGGGTGTTCGACGTAACGAAGGGGGTAAAGGACGAAGGTGTTGCCGATGTCGACCCCATCACCGGCGCCCAACGGGCAACGCCGACGAGGATGGCGTTCTGGATCGTGGATCGCAAAGGCCAGCGGTCATTGCTGCGGGCACCCGTCATGAGCGGAGGTCAAACCGAGGCCGAGGCCAATCAGGTTGCGCAGGCGTTGTCCTGGTAA
- the soxR gene encoding redox-sensitive transcriptional activator SoxR → MNKSSEPLLTITEVARRSGVMASALRFYESRGLLHSIRVGSGHRRYPRSVLRRIAYIVFAQRIGFSLDEIIQQLTGLPINTAPAGADWRRLTATWKARVQQRIAELERLNISLEECIGCGCMSLEHCGLNNPEDIYSRNGCGARRWLGDQKIVIAAGQEAD, encoded by the coding sequence ATGAACAAATCAAGCGAGCCGCTGCTGACCATCACCGAAGTCGCCCGGCGCAGCGGCGTCATGGCCTCGGCGCTGCGTTTCTATGAGTCCCGCGGGTTGCTCCACTCGATCCGCGTCGGCAGCGGCCACCGCCGCTACCCGCGCTCGGTCCTCAGGCGCATCGCCTACATCGTGTTCGCGCAGCGCATCGGCTTCTCCCTCGACGAAATCATCCAGCAACTGACTGGCCTGCCCATCAACACGGCACCGGCGGGCGCGGACTGGCGACGCCTGACCGCCACCTGGAAAGCCCGGGTGCAGCAACGCATCGCCGAACTCGAACGGCTGAACATAAGCCTGGAGGAATGCATAGGCTGCGGCTGCATGTCGCTGGAACACTGCGGGCTCAACAACCCCGAGGACATCTACTCGCGCAACGGCTGCGGCGCCCGGCGCTGGCTGGGGGACCAGAAGATCGTTATCGCCGCTGGGCAGGAGGCCGATTGA
- a CDS encoding efflux RND transporter periplasmic adaptor subunit, with product MNRIRRVLGRSSSSTHRLGALCLLLALGGCNEKAEPVAAVAPVVEVTTVSVQAVREWDLFNGRISAIDAVDLRPRVSGYVDRVAFREGDEVEKGQTLFVIDPRPYREALASAQARLARARATVRLATEQDRRGQALVKQSALSREEGDIRSASLAQGMADVNAAVAEVATAQLNLDFTQVRAPFSGRVGRAMLTLGNLAQADQSVLTNIVSQDPMYVYFDADEQSLLRYTELLGKGQRPGVSNTVRVGLANDVGTFPLTGTVDFLDNQVDPATGTIRVRAVLPNPERRLTAGLFARVRLEGASETRAVLIDDRAVQTDQDRKYVYVIGPQNQALRKDVTLGRQLDGLRVISAGLAAGDRVVLNGAQKIFYPGMAVEPKELAAPTQQASAAAPQAPLAQ from the coding sequence ATGAATCGAATTCGCCGGGTGCTCGGTCGAAGCAGTTCTTCAACCCATCGACTCGGAGCGCTGTGCCTCCTGTTGGCGCTGGGCGGTTGTAACGAGAAGGCCGAGCCGGTCGCCGCCGTGGCGCCGGTGGTCGAGGTGACGACCGTGAGCGTGCAGGCGGTGCGTGAGTGGGACCTGTTCAATGGCCGCATCAGCGCGATCGATGCCGTCGACCTGCGGCCGCGGGTCAGCGGTTATGTCGACCGGGTGGCGTTCCGCGAGGGCGACGAGGTGGAAAAGGGCCAGACCCTGTTCGTCATCGACCCGCGTCCGTACCGCGAGGCGCTGGCCAGTGCCCAGGCCCGGCTGGCCCGGGCTCGCGCCACGGTGCGCCTGGCTACCGAGCAGGACCGCCGCGGCCAGGCGCTGGTCAAGCAGTCGGCGCTGTCACGGGAGGAGGGCGACATTCGCAGCGCCTCCCTGGCCCAGGGCATGGCGGATGTGAACGCGGCCGTCGCCGAGGTGGCCACGGCCCAGCTCAACCTCGATTTCACCCAGGTCCGCGCGCCGTTTTCCGGGCGCGTCGGGCGGGCCATGCTGACCCTCGGCAACCTGGCCCAGGCTGACCAGAGCGTGCTGACCAACATCGTTTCCCAGGACCCGATGTACGTCTATTTCGACGCTGACGAGCAGAGCCTGCTGCGCTACACCGAGCTGCTGGGTAAGGGCCAGCGTCCGGGCGTGAGCAATACCGTGCGGGTCGGCCTGGCCAACGATGTCGGGACCTTCCCCCTGACCGGCACCGTGGACTTCCTGGATAACCAGGTCGACCCGGCCACCGGCACCATCCGCGTGCGCGCGGTGCTGCCCAACCCCGAGCGCCGGCTGACCGCGGGCCTGTTCGCCCGGGTGCGCCTTGAAGGCGCTAGCGAGACCCGCGCCGTGCTGATCGACGACCGCGCGGTGCAAACCGACCAGGACCGCAAATACGTGTACGTCATCGGCCCGCAAAACCAGGCCCTGCGCAAGGACGTTACCCTCGGCCGCCAGCTGGATGGCCTGCGGGTGATCAGTGCCGGGCTGGCGGCCGGCGACCGGGTGGTGCTGAACGGAGCGCAGAAGATCTTCTACCCGGGCATGGCGGTGGAGCCCAAGGAACTCGCCGCGCCGACGCAGCAGGCCTCGGCCGCCGCGCCCCAGGCGCCATTGGCGCAATAA